In Candidatus Roseilinea sp., one DNA window encodes the following:
- a CDS encoding hypothetical protein (possible pseudo, internal stop codon), translated as MNTSAPPIAPSTVTTDKGAVEGVSESGVTVFKGIPYAAPPIGDLRWREPQPPDAWEGVRKADAFGPACIQPSESMAETNAGGAGPQSEDCLTVNVWTLGADPAAKRPVMVWIHGGAYVIGVSNLPAYNGAPFAQKGAVVVSFNYRLGQLGFFAHPALEAERPNGPMNFGLLD; from the coding sequence ATGAACACTTCAGCGCCACCCATCGCCCCCTCGACCGTTACGACCGACAAAGGCGCCGTCGAAGGCGTCAGTGAGTCGGGTGTGACCGTGTTCAAGGGCATCCCCTACGCCGCGCCGCCGATCGGCGATCTGCGCTGGCGCGAGCCGCAGCCGCCCGACGCATGGGAAGGCGTGCGCAAGGCCGACGCTTTTGGGCCGGCGTGCATCCAGCCGAGCGAAAGCATGGCGGAGACCAACGCCGGCGGCGCTGGCCCACAGAGCGAAGACTGCCTCACCGTCAACGTGTGGACGCTGGGCGCCGATCCTGCCGCTAAGCGCCCGGTCATGGTCTGGATTCATGGCGGCGCTTACGTGATCGGCGTATCCAATTTGCCCGCCTACAACGGCGCGCCGTTCGCGCAGAAAGGCGCAGTGGTCGTGAGCTTCAACTATCGCCTCGGCCAACTCGGCTTCTTCGCGCATCCCGCACTGGAAGCTGAACGGCCAAACGGCCCGATGAATTTCGGCCTGCTCGACTAG